In the genome of Pseudorasbora parva isolate DD20220531a chromosome 10, ASM2467924v1, whole genome shotgun sequence, one region contains:
- the htr1b gene encoding 5-hydroxytryptamine receptor 1B → MSSGMERIGHFKPTPAQFEVLNNSTGTNVTLTPKTDEKQESFAFQVTLASVLGLITLATILSNAFVIATISQSRKLQTPANFLIASLAVTDLLVSVLVMPIYVLYTVTREWTLGQVICDIWLSSDITCCTASILHLCVIALDRYWAITDAVEYAKKRTQTRAAGMVATAWVIAISISLPPFFWRQVKAGELTTCSVNTDHIFYTIYSTFGAFYIPTLLLIALYGRIYVEARKRILKQSPKKAGKRLTSAHLSTNSPASVASTSPLHCGRHDLCSDTGSLGSENQIRVTVSDSLLEKKRISAARERKATKTLGVILGAYIVCWLPFFIYTLLVPLCASCFSAELFDFFTWLGYVNSLINPIIYTMSNDDFKKAFHKLISFRCCRR, encoded by the coding sequence ATGTCTTCTGGGATGGAGCGCATCGGTCATTTCAAGCCAACACCTGCCCAATTCGAGGTTTTGAACAACTCGACCGGCACCAATGTGACTTTAACACCGAAAACGGACGAAAAGCAAGAAAGTTTCGCTTTCCAAGTCACCTTGGCATCCGTTCTCGGTCTCATCACACTTGCAACAATATTAAGCAATGCGTTCGTCATCGCCACCATTTCCCAATCCAGAAAGCTCCAGACACCGGCGAACTTCTTGATCGCGTCCCTGGCCGTCACGGACCTTCTGGTGTCGGTGCTCGTGATGCCCATTTACGTGCTGTATACGGTCACTCGCGAGTGGACGCTTGGGCAGGTTATCTGTGACATCTGGCTGTCCTCAGATATAACCTGTTGCACCGCGTCCATACTTCACCTCTGCGTAATCGCCTTGGATCGATACTGGGCTATAACGGATGCGGTCGAGTACGCCAAGAAACGCACCCAGACGCGCGCAGCGGGGATGGTGGCGACCGCCTGGGTCATCGCCATCTCCATCTCCCTGCCGCCTTTCTTCTGGCGACAGGTGAAGGCAGGGGAGCTGACCACCTGCTCGGTCAACACGGACCACATCTTCTACACCATCTACTCCACTTTCGGAGCTTTCTACATCCCTACGCTGTTGCTCATCGCCCTGTACGGGCGGATTTACGTGGAGGCGAGAAAGCGCATTTTGAAGCAGTCCCCCAAAAAAGCGGGGAAAAGACTCACTTCGGCACACCTCAGCACCAATTCACCCGCTTCGGTGGCCTCGACCTCTCCTTTGCATTGTGGAAGACATGACCTTTGCTCGGACACCGGGTCTCTGGGCAGTGAAAATCAAATTAGAGTAACAGTGTCCGATTCACTTCTGGAGAAAAAGAGAATATCGGCTGCGCGCGAGAGGAAAGCCACCAAAACCCTGGGCGTTATTTTAGGAGCTTATATTGTGTGCTGGTTGCCGTTTTTCATTTACACACTACTGGTTCCCCTTTGTGCATCCTGCTTTTCCGCAGAACTCTTTGACTTTTTCACATGGCTTGGCTACGTCAACTCACTGATCAATCCAATAATTTACACCATGTCGAATGATGACTTTAAAAAAGCTTTTCACAAACTCATCAGCTTTAGATGTTGCCGACGATAG